The Argopecten irradians isolate NY unplaced genomic scaffold, Ai_NY scaffold_0722, whole genome shotgun sequence genome has a window encoding:
- the LOC138313535 gene encoding tigger transposable element-derived protein 6-like: MSKPPTKRRRLELSLDDKIITESQTLPKPTHKQLSEKYGIGKSTVSDILKRKDVYMKNIEENSNGNMFRFSATTKYEQLNELMWDWFRQARDKSIPLSGPILQQKSLEFASWLQISDFKASNGWLDKFKTRHSIKAFKVSGESAGIDDKLVEDYTQQLPEICDGYSTSDIFNCDETGLYFRVLPDKTLSQKGSSSKGVKNSKERLTVMFACSATGEKLKPLVIGKAKQPRCFRNLKSSKMPVTWSHNRKAWMDSYIFGEWIKDVDRQMKREKRNILMFLDNATSHAKDIKLDNVKLKFLPANCTSHLQPLDQGIIRAFKARYRSKMMKSLTVLTMLKNYVNRLVCLMLSFGYAML; the protein is encoded by the coding sequence ATGTCAAAACCACCTACCAAACGAAGACGTCTTGAATTATCTCTGGACGACAAAATCATCACGGAATCACAGACATTACCAAAACCTACACACAAACAGCTGAGTGAAAAGTATGGCATCGGTAAAAGTACAGTATCCGACATTTTAAAGCGGAAAGACGTCTACATGAAGAACATAGAAGAAAACAGCAATGGAAATATGTTTCGATTCTCGGCGACGACGAAATACGAACAGTTAAATGAACTTATGTGGGACTGGTTCCGACAGGCTCGTGACAAGTCTATTCCTCTTTCTGGTCCAATTTTGCAACAGAAGTCATTGGAATTCGCATCTTGGCTACAGATCTCAGACTTTAAGGCATCAAACGGGTGGCTGGATAAGTTTAAGACTAGACATTCTATAAAGGCCTTCAAAGTGAGCGGTGAAAGTGCTGGTATAGATGACAAACTGGTTGAAGATTACACACAGCAGCTTCCAGAGATCTGTGACGGTTACAGCACCAGTGACATCTTTAACTGTGATGAAACAGGACTTTACTTCCGTGTGTTACCGGACAAGACACTATCACAGAAAGGATCTTCCTCTAAAGGTGTGAAGAACTCAAAGGAACGATTAACTGTAATGTTTGCATGTAGTGCTACCGGAGAGAAACTGAAACCTCTAGTGATAGGAAAAGCCAAACAACCAAGATGTTTTAGAAATCTTAAGTCGTCCAAGATGCCCGTTACATGGAGCCATAACAGGAAAGCATGGATGGACAGTTACATTTTTGGGGAGTGGATAAAAGATGTTGACAGACAGATGAAACGAGAGAAACGGAACATTCTCATGTTTTTAGACAACGCCACATCACATGCAAAGGACATTAAGTTGGACAACGTGAAGCTGAAATTCCTTCCCGCCAACTGCACATCTCATCTTCAGCCTCTCGATCAAGGGATTATCCGTGCGTTTAAGGCCCGCTACCGATCAAAGATGATGAAGAGTTTGACCGTGTTGACAATGTTAAAGAACTATGTAAACAGATTAGTGTGCTTGATGCTCTCTTTTGGATACGCGATGCTTTGA